The window TATCATTCTCCGCGGCGAAGGATCGGAAGATACCGCCGTCTTCCCCAGCGTTATCTCCCTCCTCCTCCCGCGATGAGAAAAAAGGCGAAAGCGAGTTGAAGAAAGGAAGAAAAGTCCCAGCTGCCGTGAAACCCACCAACGGCGTGTGGAAGCGGCGGGTCCCCCCGTCGGCCCACGAGCTGCACTACACAGCAAACCGAGCTCAGGCGGAGGAGCTGAAGAAAAGGACGTTTCTGCCGTACAGACAGGGTCTTCTGGGCTGCCTCGGGCTCAGTTCCAAGAGCTACGGCGCTTTCAGTGGCTTCGCTAGAAATCTGAACCCCATTTCTTCCAGGTGATGCAACGCTAATCCAGATCAAAGCATAAACTATATATAATTTCGTTTCTGAATTTTGTTGATTTCGTTGAATTAATCAATTCAATAAAGTACATGGTCTCGAGATTATGTATGTTTCAGAAGCTTCGTCTCCAGAGAGATCGATCACCTCACTCGGTGACTTTGAATGTCGACGAATTTGGCTTGCTGCTGCTCATGTTGTGGCTTCTTGAAGATgtctgtaattttttttattacatacTCAGATTTGTGTAAAAATATGTATGTAACTCTGATGGAATGTAAGATTTTAATGTTGTTTCCTTGCTGTACGTGAACTCTGGCACGTACAAgtacatatttaatttttagtttattttaattacttaaaCTAAATAATTGACAAAATGATATATCACAATAATTGACGAAAGATATCACAATAAATGACAAACTAAATAGTTTATTTTTAATTACTTGCTGTAAATAATTGACAGATAGATATCACAATAGATGTTGTTATACGCATTTAATTACTATTTAAaatgatataaatattttttataataatatttaaatagtaaatatatttgttatattatatctattttaataaatgttcatattaatttaataattaattatataaaataatgggTGAATCCAAGGAATTTGTTCGAGGAAAGATTTTCGAGtggttaaaaaaaaacaatctaaaatttttaatattttatgttattaacaaATCTTGAAATTAATATCAATACTGGATtttaaacaacaacaaaaagtTGCGAATTTTACACATGATAGGCACGTGAGAACTAAATTTCCCTCTCTTTCTCCAATGCATGCCTTCGTTAAATCTTTCGAAATTTATCCCAATTTCATAATTAAAACCTCGCACTTTTCATGTAATAATGATTGAAATCACAAGAGGATTGAACTGGGCGATACCAAATGAATCAAAAAAAATCTTATATTAATTTTCTCAAAAACTCTGTTTTGATTCAGTTAAATTGTCACTCGCGTTTTATTCTACATGCCTTGTTCATTGGAATCAATTCATGCCAAAGTCTTCCTCATTCCTAGGATGCCTGAAAAGGATCAACAACAATGAAAAGATGCCCGAATTGGATTTATTCGATGTTATCCGTAGAACTAAAATTCATCTAATAACCGTAAGAAatcaaatgtatttttattttttttacgttGTTCGATATATTAGATTTGATCGACCTTTAACATAACCCCGAAAGAAAACGCGAAACTATCCCTTGAAACATGGAGAAACCAGCATCATGGTTTGTTGCTGGTGTGGTTTACATGTTCCACAGGTTGGATCATTGTCACACACCATCAGCAAACCATTTCATCGACAAATGATTAGCTTGTGAGTATCGTTGTCTCAATGATTATTGTGATCATTAACAACCTAAAGgtcaaaaagggaaaaaaaaaaaaaaaaggaactgTTTTTGTCCATAAAAGGAGTTGATGTTTGATTATTGACTAATTCTGCTGCTGCATCCAACAAGAACTGACCAAAGTTTTGCCCACTTTCGGACATGATATATCTTTCTTACTATCTGGGCAATTCCAGTTACACTCACAccataatttcataaattttttgGGTAAATGGGAGAGTAAATATGGAATCTCAATAGATCTTATAATTATTTTCCTACAAGATCTCACTGGCCCCCAAATCCCACCCTATTAAGTTTTGTTATATCGTGGGGTGTGGTATGGTATGAAGTGCAATTTTTGGTAGTGAGTTAATTAGATAGGGAGACCAATGTGTTCAGATTCTCACATGGGAAAGATTATTGAATAGATTGGTATCTTTTACAATTGGATTGGTACATCTCGACCCCACGCCGGTACCTGTAAAAAGCAGGCAAGTGTCCTTTTTGGACCTTCTTTATTTCCGAAATATCCACTcccttttttcctttttctaaaTATCTATATATTAGTGgagaaaatattaattataataaagaaataaatatttagATAGAGTTTTtctttttggcaaaaacttgtgtgagacggtctcacgggtcgtatttgtgagacggatcttttatttgggtcacccatgaaaaagtattactttttatgcaaagagtattactttttattgtgaatatgggtagggttgacccgtctcacggattatgacccgtgagacggtctcacatgagactcactctttcttttttcatttgagatttttctcaatttaagtggtttttttttttaaaaaaaatttgcattGTACAATTTTTTATTCAGCTTTTTAACATCTCACGAGGAATTTGTATAATAAATGAACTTTGTTGAGGCGTTAAAATAGGACCGATAACTGAATGAGATAGGCCTAAACTTGGCCAGCTCACTCTTACAAAAATTAGGCTATACCTAACTTAAATGTGCTTGaatatttaagttaaaaagtgTAACTCAAAAAATATTagtatcacaaaattgatcgTGAGATCGTTTCATATGAGTTTTTGTGCAATTAAAATATACGACCTTGGTattcaactgaatcagtttaTGTCAAACCAATTAAACGAAGATATGTTCAAATGAAGGTTCTTTAGTCCGAAAGTAATTTTATACTCAATTAGATGGTTAACATCCCTTGTCATGAAATTGAAACTTGGATTTTATTCTTCTTTTTGAAATATTGCCTTTGTatgtgaattattttatgtagtgGCATTAAGTACGTCTTTGATAGCAGGTAGCCGGAACCAAATCCAGAGAAGATAATTTCATGAGACGAGAATGAACAGAATAAATGTGAACCTTATTGGACTGAACTCAGGCCATAAGCGTTAAAACATCTCTACCAAGACACCTCCCTTGATATGGAGTATATATGGGGTTGGTCACCTTTCACAAAAGAAACCGGCAGCCATTTTTAGCTCAATATGTTGAATTCAAAGTCATGCAATACTCCAGCGTCCTGCAGTAACAGAATGCTGTTACATAGACCGGCAACAAAGAAACTTAAGAGGACCCTGTATTAGCATCTGATGGGGGAGCCTGTTCTTGAATGTGAAGTATACTGAAGAGTAGGGTCTCTAAATCCTCCAAGTTAATTTTGTCCATCATATTTTGTCTTCTCAGTCCAGATATTTGATCAGTAATCTGTGACTCCAATTTGCATCTGCCTCCCTCATCCGAAGAGTTGCTTCTTAGGATATCAGCTGACCAGCCACAATCATCGAGTATAGTACTGTTTAACCTAACACCAAAAATGAATACCTGTTAAGTTCAtgcttttcaaattttgatcccAAACCATGTTCGTGCAAGGAAGCTGAAATTGGGTAAaacatattttcttaaaaaaaatcaacCCATGTATGCAACTGGTGGTACTTGGACCCAACGTTTTGTTGTTGGAAACCAATTGCTCCGCCACTAGACTACAtttagggtgtgtttggttgagtggattaaataagaatagattaatagtcaaatatttatcgttaaaattttaagatgttttactaatcatttggacccggtttaagatccaattttattaatcaaatagttatccataaaattggatcttaaaccgggtcaaaatgattattaaaacaatcttaaaattttaacgataaatatttgactattaatctatccttatttaatccactcaaccaaacacacccttaaaGCATTGTGATTTCACTTGATTAAGCATTCTCTTTCCAAACGGCGATCAAACATGTGAAATGCAAGCAAGCTAGTGAAAATTCATTATCACTGATAAAGCTTGCAACAATAAATGCTGCTAAATTCCATATCTCGAGGTAGAGAATTCTCACCTCTTAAGTATGTTTAGATGAATTCTGTCACTCCTCATGGTAAAGAATGCATCTACAGAATCCTTGCCCACCCTTGCAAACCCCACGAATTCACCAAGAGATTTACATATGCGGTGTATATCATGATCAGAAGTGTTTTGGCTTATGTTCTTGATTCTAACAGCAAGTATATCCACGGTATCAAGAGGATGAACTGGAAATTCTTGACTTCCCACTGAAATTTTACCAGCCAAAATTGCTTGCCCACTGGAGTCCACGCTCTTAAAAACAAAGGAATGAGACAATTAAGACATACAACCCTTGAGCTGAAGAGAAACATGATAGAAGTGGAGACAAGCTTATGCCACAACAAAATACAACAGTAAGGACGAGAAAGAAAAACAACAATAAGTACCTCGAATTTGATATGACAACACTTTAAACCATTGGAAGCATTTACAAACAAAGCACCTGTGACCTTTCCAAATACTGAAATAGCTTCTACAATCTCATCAAGACCAACTGTAGAGCATATGTTCTTGATGGCTACGGAGTGTGCACTTTCCATGCCAGATATTTCGCTAGAGTCATCAGGTGATATAGAAGCATCACTATTCTCACCAGGCTTGGGACGAGAAGTTGGAGAAGCTTTGAAGGGTGCCGAAACAGCGGCCTTTGACTTTGGCCTGTTATCTGAAGAATTGGACCGGCTAACCAATCCTTTTCTAGAGGGATCGGGTTTCTGTGGGCATAAAGAACAACATACATACAGTGATTTTGAAGAGTTTCAAATTTTCATCAGCATCTCTAGATAAAGAACAATGAGAAATCACGATGAGAATTCGAAACATTTACCTAAACTAGGAGTATTTACCGAATAATGCCAAATTTGAACAAAATGGTCACGAGAAATCACAATGAGAATTCAAAACTTTTACTTGAAAAATCAATGAGGAAGTTGGAAGTGCATACCAGAAAATATTCAGGTTTCTCAGTAACCAATCTTATTTGCTTGGCAGAGCAATCAGATGTTTCGGGGCCCAATTCCAAGAAGGAGTCATCCTCAATCATAGAAGAGTATGCTGCCCTACTTGAGCTTTTAAATCTTTTCAGTGATCAAGATAAGAACTTTAATTAATAAACAACAAATGGCTAAAGTTGCATGCATTGTTTAAAATACTTCACATACAGGcacatccaaaaattctttgAATCTGATTTTCTAGGAATCTCCTATGCAAAGCTATTTCAATTTCATATAATTATCCAAAGTTTCAGTGCAGTTCAAATAATAGAGACTTTGCAGCAATTTGGACTCAACAAACCCAATACACATTACTTACACTAGGCTGTGGCAGCGAGATCATAATAACAAACATGTATTTGTGGCATGGCAAAAAGCTTCTGAacaaaccaaattaaaatcgaTTTTGGATAACCTGGAAAACTTCTCGTTGATAAATTTCTGAAGACAGATCACAACAATCATCAGCGAGACTCGAAATATAATCCAAACCACATCTCTTCAGCATGATTTAAACCCATAGCACACCATGTGACATTTACACGGCATGAAAATTTGGAAATCAACATTTTTACAAAAAGAAATGCTAGCCAACAAAACCAATACAGAGGCAAGActaaacaaatacataaacttcACTTCATCTTCCTCATCGGGAtgtaatgtgtgtgtgtgtgattgaAAATCACCGGTACTGATCACCAAATCACGCTAATGGCACGAAATGaaacaataataaaattttaaaaaattcattgCAGTCGCCACGGAAAAATTCACCTATTTTATTCATATTTAcctgcacataatttggggatGGTGGAGTCCAAAAAGAGCCACAATCGATCTTGATGAATTTGAAGTACGAATTATGTTCAATACAGCTGAGCAATTCGAGTTAGAAGCTTTAAAAAACcgcaaaaagaagaaaatgataTGGTTCGGTAAGCATAGAATGTTTAAGGTCTTACCAGCAGATAACGGAGAAATGGATGCTGCCAGTTTCGATTTCATTTTCGAGTCCTGCTACGTGCTAGAATGCGTCAACTAGGACTATCACGCCGTCGTAAGTCCAGGCAACGCGCCGCTCGCGTGGTCGGGCCTCATGGTGGTTTTCAAATAGCTCAATAGTACATGAACGGACACAGGCGCCAATAAATTGGGCCGTGAATGACAGAAAAAATCGACCAAATTTTGGATTGGGGGCCCAAGAATCTTACTGGGATAAAAGTATTTAGTTTCGGTCTTATTGGGCTCCGAAGTCTCTGATCCAGTTATTGAAATCAAAGTACCTGT is drawn from Primulina eburnea isolate SZY01 chromosome 10, ASM2296580v1, whole genome shotgun sequence and contains these coding sequences:
- the LOC140842313 gene encoding uncharacterized protein isoform X1, whose product is MKSKLAASISPLSAAVLNIIRTSNSSRSIVALFGLHHPQIMCRFKSSSRAAYSSMIEDDSFLELGPETSDCSAKQIRLVTEKPEYFLKPDPSRKGLVSRSNSSDNRPKSKAAVSAPFKASPTSRPKPGENSDASISPDDSSEISGMESAHSVAIKNICSTVGLDEIVEAISVFGKVTGALFVNASNGLKCCHIKFESVDSSGQAILAGKISVGSQEFPVHPLDTVDILAVRIKNISQNTSDHDIHRICKSLGEFVGFARVGKDSVDAFFTMRSDRIHLNILKRLNSTILDDCGWSADILRSNSSDEGGRCKLESQITDQISGLRRQNMMDKINLEDLETLLFSILHIQEQAPPSDANTGSS
- the LOC140842313 gene encoding uncharacterized protein isoform X2, which codes for MKSKLAASISPLSAAVLNIIRTSNSSRSIVALFGLHHPQIMCSRAAYSSMIEDDSFLELGPETSDCSAKQIRLVTEKPEYFLKPDPSRKGLVSRSNSSDNRPKSKAAVSAPFKASPTSRPKPGENSDASISPDDSSEISGMESAHSVAIKNICSTVGLDEIVEAISVFGKVTGALFVNASNGLKCCHIKFESVDSSGQAILAGKISVGSQEFPVHPLDTVDILAVRIKNISQNTSDHDIHRICKSLGEFVGFARVGKDSVDAFFTMRSDRIHLNILKRLNSTILDDCGWSADILRSNSSDEGGRCKLESQITDQISGLRRQNMMDKINLEDLETLLFSILHIQEQAPPSDANTGSS
- the LOC140842313 gene encoding uncharacterized protein isoform X3; translation: MKSKLAASISPLSAAVLNIIRTSNSSRSIVALFGLHHPQIMCRAAYSSMIEDDSFLELGPETSDCSAKQIRLVTEKPEYFLKPDPSRKGLVSRSNSSDNRPKSKAAVSAPFKASPTSRPKPGENSDASISPDDSSEISGMESAHSVAIKNICSTVGLDEIVEAISVFGKVTGALFVNASNGLKCCHIKFESVDSSGQAILAGKISVGSQEFPVHPLDTVDILAVRIKNISQNTSDHDIHRICKSLGEFVGFARVGKDSVDAFFTMRSDRIHLNILKRLNSTILDDCGWSADILRSNSSDEGGRCKLESQITDQISGLRRQNMMDKINLEDLETLLFSILHIQEQAPPSDANTGSS